Proteins found in one Lachancea thermotolerans CBS 6340 chromosome C complete sequence genomic segment:
- a CDS encoding KLTH0C09702p (no similarity) — translation MSNEEKPERKSGLLRSSAANVLATLAAVAACLFCSMRLGSILKPIRKAMEENSGATRDLIFKVGQVVSLSALASLPVFVIWTTYRSFKFTRELSAPSEQRPSCAIAGSPTGICIPLKCSRKRYTNSSDLVHCNSLRTFNINSSISEETSILRAPARIKHNGLISYEAT, via the coding sequence ATGTCCAATGAAGAGAAGCCTGAGAGAAAGTCGGGTCTCCTTCGGAGCTCGGCAGCCAATGTACTAGCAACTCTAGCCGCAGTGGCTGCCTGCCTGTTTTGCTCGATGCGTTTGGGAAGTATTTTGAAACCTATCAGAAAGGCAATGGAAGAAAATTCGGGTGCTACCCGTGATTTAATATTCAAGGTTGGCCAAGTAGTGTCACTCTCAGCCCTTGCTTCCTTGCCTGTATTTGTTATATGGACGACTTATCGTTCCTTCAAGTTCACAAGAGAGCTTTCCGCTCCTTCTGAGCAACGGCCCAGCTGCGCAATAGCCGGCAGCCCTACAGGAATATGTATACCTCTTAAGTGTTCGAGAAAGAGATATACAAATTCAAGTGATCTTGTTCATTGCAATTCGCTGCGAACTTTCAATATCAATAGCAGTATAAGTGAAGAGACCTCCATTCTTCGGGCCCCAGCCCGTATTAAACATAACGGTCTAATTTCTTATGAAGCAACTTGA